The Mustela erminea isolate mMusErm1 chromosome 18, mMusErm1.Pri, whole genome shotgun sequence genome has a window encoding:
- the NEURL4 gene encoding neuralized-like protein 4 isoform X3 — protein sequence MAAGSGGSGGSGGGPGPGPGGGGGPGGSGAGPGSGGGLGSGGELHPRTGRLVSLSACGRTARRQQPGQEFNHGLVLSREPLRDGRVFTVRIDRKVNSWSGSIEIGVTALDPSVLDFPSSATGLKGGSWVVSGCSVLRDGRSVLEEYGQDLDQLGEGDRVGVERTAAGELRLWVNGRDCGVAATGLPARVWAVVDLYGKCTQITVLPPEPGFSPPTPIPAPPLEPSTPPEDSALTEQGTSGDEAFMVSPAQARPETFPNSLESHNDFASMELSEVVGNAILSAYNGGLLNVNLSSPPAGEGLGSGGAATSPVLTSNDALLFHEKCGTLIKLSNNNKTAERRRPLDEFNNGVVMTNRPLRDNEMFEIRIDKLVDKWSGSIEIGVTTHNPNNLEYPATMTNLQSGTIMMSGCGILTNGKGTRREYCEFSLDELQEGDHIGLTRKSNSALHFFINGIDQGVATPLTPPVVYGVVDLYGMAVKVTIVHNNNHSDRLRRNNAILRALSPEGALRRAAPTAQAEPERLLFHPNCGQKAAITHEGRTALRPQYGPWGGEKPAEGALLGLGGGGWRNKRRRDSDLGSSGRASWEPRTSEQGALRRVEFLWLTSSSELQAGIAGLSWACSERGFIPESLFAVLSATDDFNHGVVLSSRALRDGEVFQVRIDKMVDKWAGSIEIGVTTHNPAYLQLPSTMTNLRSGTWMMTGNGVMHNGTTILDEYGHNLDRLKAGDTVGVVRREDGTLHFFVNGMTQGPAAWNVPPGVYAVVDLYGQAAQATIVDDVEVPPVPEPLPEGNNQVSPSSPSSGAGGSDLRFHQLHGSNAVITNGGRTALRHNCRSEFNDAIVISNRALRDGELFEIVIQKMVDRWSGSIEAGVTAIRPEDLEFPNTMTDIDYDTWMLSGTAIMQDGNTMRNNYGCDLDALGTGARIGMMRTAKGDLHYFINGQDQGAACSGLPPGKDVYAVVDLYGQCVQVSITNATGPMDNSLATSNTATEKSFPLHSPVAGVAHRFHSSCGKNVTLEEDGTRAVRAAGYAHGLVFSTKELKTEEVFEVKVEELDEKWAGSLRLGLTTLAPGETGPGAAGGPGLPPSLPELRSKTTWMVTSCEVRRDGQLQRMNYGRNLERLGVGSRVGIRRGADDTMHILVDGEDMGPAATGIAKNVWAVLDLYGPVRSVSVVSSTRLEEPEGTQPPSPSSDTGSEGEEDGDGEEHGLQGQNQVVVMPMALEFLENHGKNILLSNGNRTATRVASYNQGVVVIGQPLVPQLLVQVRIDSLNRQWTSSLVLGVITCPPERLNFPASACGLKRAAWLLRGRGIFHNGLKICEKFGPNLDTCPEGTILGLRLDGSGGLHLHVNGIDQGVAVPDVPQPCHALVDLYGQCEQVTIVSPEPGATSGKSAGTQGDMEKADMVDGIKESVCWGPLPATGPLKSCEYHALCSRFQELLVLPEDYFIPPPKRSLCYCESCRKLRGDEAHRRRGEPPREYALPFGWCRFNLRVNPRLEAGTLTKKWHMAYHGSNVAAVRRVLDRGELGAGTASILSCRPLKGEPGVGFEEPGENCAPPREEQPPPVLLSPSLQYAGAETLASKVQFRDPKSQRTHQAQVAFQVCVRPGSYTPGPPSAALRDPPDPHFSPAELEWVTKEKGATLLYALLVRVE from the exons ATGGCGGCGGGGTCGGGTGGGAGTGGGGGCTCTGGGGGAGGCCCCGGGCCggggccgggtgggggtgggggccccgGCGGGAGCGGCGCAGGGCCGGGGTCCGGCGGGGGTCTGGGCAGCGGCGGGGAGCTGCACCCGCGCACTGGGCGCCTGGTGAGCCTGTCGGCCTGTGGGCGTACAGCGCGGCGGCAGCAGCCGGGCCAGGAGTTTAACCACGGGCTGGTGTTGAGCCGGGAGCCCTTGCGCGATGGACGCGTCTTCACCGTCCGCATCGACCGCAAG GTCAACTCCTGGAGTGGCTCCATCGAGATTGGGGTGACGGCACTGGACCCCAGCGTGCTGGACTTCCCGAGCAGTGCCACAGGGCTGAAGGGGGGCTCATGGGTGGTGTCAGGCTGCTCTGTGTTGAGGGACGGACGTTCTGTGCTGGAGGAGTATGGGCAGGACCTGGACCAGCTTGGGGAAGGGGACCGTGTGGGCGTGGAGCGCACAGCTGCTGGGGAGCTGCGGCTCTGGGTGAACGGGCGGGATTGCGGGGTGGCCGCCACGGGCCTTCCCGCTCGTGTCTGGGCCGTCGTGGACCTTTATGGCAAGTGCACCCAGATCACCGTGCTGCCCCCTGAGCCAGGTTTCAGCCCCCCTACTCCCATCCCCGCACCTCCCCTCGAGCCTTCCACACCCCCCGAAGATTCCGCCTTGACGGAACAGGGGACCTCCGGGGATGAAG CCTTCATGGTGTCCCCAGCGCAGGCCCGGCCGGAGACGTTTCCTAACAGCCTTGAGTCGCATAATG ACTTTGCCAGCATGGAGCTCTCCGAGGTGGTGGGCAACGCCATCCTGTCTGCCTACAACGGGGGGCTCCTAAATGTGAACCTGAGCTCCCCGCCGGCAGGGGAAGGACTGGGGTCTGGCGGTGCCGCCACCTCGCCCGTCCTCACTTCCAACGATGCCCTGCTCTTTCACGAGAAGTGCGGGACGCTCATCAAACTAAGCAACAACAATAAGACCGCCGAGCGTCGCCGGCCCCTGGATGAGTTCAACAATGGGGTGGTCATGACCAACCGTCCCCTGCGGGACAACGAGATGTTCGAG ATTCGCATCGACAAGCTCGTAGACAAGTGGTCGGGCTCCATTGAGATTGGTGTCACCACCCACAACCCCAACAACCTTGAGTACCCAGCTACCATGACCAACCTGCAGTCAG GCACCATCATGATGAGCGGCTGCGGGATCTTGACCAACGGCAAGGGCACTCGCCGGGAGTACTGTGAGTTCAGTCTGGATGAGCTGCAG GAAGGTGACCACATTGGCCTCACGAGGAAGTCCAACTCTGCCCTACACTTCTTCATTAACGGCATTGACCAGG GCGTGGCTACCCCACTGACGCCCCCAGTGGTGTATGGTGTGGTGGACTTGTACGGGATGGCCGTGAAGGTGACCATCGTCCATAACAACAACCACAGCGACCGCCTCCGCCGGAACAATGCCATCCTGCGGGCACTGTCTCCAGAGGGTGCCCTCCGCCGCGCCGCCCCCACCGCCCAGGCTGAGCCCGAGCGCCTGCTTTTCCACCCCAACTGCGGGCAGAAGGCAGCTATCACCCACGAGGGACGCACTGCCCTGAGGCCCCAGTATGGCccatggggtggggagaagcctgCAGAAGGGGCTCTGTTgggattggggggcggggggtggagaaACAAGAGGCGGAGGGATTCTGACCTGGGGAGCTCGGGTCGGGCGAGCTGGGAGCCTCGCACCAGCGAGCAGGGAGCCTTGCGGAGAGTGGAGTTTCTCTGGTTGACTTCAAGCAGTGAGCTTCAGGCAGGCATCGCTGGGCTAAGTTGGGCATGCTCAGAGCGCGGGTTCATACCTGAGTCCCTGTTCGCTGTCCTCAGTGCCACCGATGACTTCAACCACGGCGTGGTGCTGAGCAGTCGGGCCCTGCGGGACGGAGAGGTGTTCCAGGTGCGCATAGACAAGATGGTGGACAAGTGGGCTGGCTCCATTGAGATTGGGGTCACCACCCACAACCCCGCCTACCTCCAGCTGCCCTCCACCATGACCAACCTGCGCTCTG GGACGTGGATGATGACCGGGAACGGGGTGATGCACAACGGGACGACCATCTTAGACGAATATGGGCACAACCTGGACCGCCTCAAG GCAGGGGACACGGTGGGCGTGGTGCGGCGGGAGGATGGGACTCTGCACTTCTTTGTCAACGGGATGACTCAGGGCCCTGCAGCCTGGAACGTGCCCCCGGGTGTCTACGCTGTCGTGGACCTGTATGGCCAGGCGGCCCAGGCCACCATTGTGGACGACGTGG AGGTGCCCCCCGTGCCTGAGCCGCTCCCTGAAGGGAACAACCAGGTGTCCCCCAGCTCCCCATCATCAGGCGCCGGGGGCTCCGACCTTCGCTTCCACCAGCTGCACGGCAGTAACGCCGTCATCACCAATGGGGGCCGCACAGCGCTCCGCCACAACTGCCGCAGCGAGTTCAACGATGCCATTGTCATCTCCAACCG GGCCCTGCGGGACGGAGAGCTGTTCGAGATTGTCATTCAGAAGATGGTGGACCGCTGGTCAGGCTCCATTGAGGCTG GGGTGACTGCTATTCGGCCGGAGGACCTTgagtttcccaacaccatgacAGACATCGACTACGACACCTGGATGCTGAG CGGCACGGCCATCATGCAGGACGGGAACACCATGCGCAACAACTACGGCTGCGACTTGGACGCGCTGGGCACAGGCGCGCGCATCGGCATGATGCGCACGGCCAAGGGTGACCTGCACTACTTCATCAATGGCCAGGACCAGGGCGCCGCCTGCTCAGGCTTGCCCCCGGGTAAAG ACGTGTACGCAGTGGTGGATCTCTATGGCCAGTGTGTCCAGGTGTCCATCACCAACGCCACCGGCCCCATGGACAACAGCCTGGCGACCAGCAACACCGCCACCGAGAAGTCCTTCCCCCTGCACTCCCCAG TGGCCGGTGTGGCTCACCGCTTCCACAGCTCTTGTGGCAAGAATGTCACTCTGGAGGAGGACGGCACGAGGGCGGTGCGCGCGGCCGGCTACGCTCACGGCCTCGTCTTCAGCACCAAGGAGCTCAAGACGGAGGAGGTCTTCGAG GTGAAGGTGGAGGAGCTGGATGAGAAGTGGGCGGGCTCCCTCCGCCTGGGGCTGACCACACTAGCGCCCGGGGAGACAGGGCCTGGCGCAGCCGGCGGCCCGGggctgcctccctctctgcctgagcTGCGGTCAAAGACCACCTGGATGGTGACCAGCTGTGAAGTGAGGCGCGACGGGCAGCTCCAGAGGATGAACTATGGCCGGAACCTCGAGAGGCTGGGG GTGGGGAGCCGCGTGGGCATCCGTCGGGGTGCCGATGACACGATGCACATCCTGGTGGACGGAGAGGACATGGGGCCCGCGGCCACTGGCATCGCTAAG AACGTGTGGGCCGTGCTGGATCTCTACGGGCCGGTACGGAGCGTGTCTGTTGTGAGCTCCACGCGGCTGGAGGAGCCAGAGGGCACCCAGCCGCCTTCTCCCAGTTCGGACACTGGCAGCGAGGGCGAGGAGGACGGCGACGGGGAGGAGCACGGCCTGCAG GGCCAGAATCAAGTGGTCGTTATGCCCATGGCCCTTGAGTTCTTGGAAAACCACGGGAAGAACATCCTCCTGTCCAATGGGAACCGCACGGCCACGCGGGTGGCCAGCTACAACCAGGGCGTTGTCGTCATCGGCCAGCCCCTGGTGCCCCAGCTGTTGGTCCAG GTGCGGATAGACTCCCTGAACCGACAGTGGACATCTTCGCTGGTCCTGGGCGTCATCACGTGCCCGCCGGAGAGGCTCAACTTCCCCGCGTCAGCCTGCGGCCTCAAGCGGGCGGCCTGGCTGCTGCGGGGCCGTGGCATCTTCCACAACGGTCTCAAG atcTGTGAGAAGTTCGGGCCCAATCTGGACACGTGTCCTGAGGGCACCATCCTGGGCCTGCGGCTGGATGGCTCTGGAGGGCTGCACCTGCACGTGAACGGGATAGACCAGGGCGTGGCTGTGCCAGACGTGCCCCAGCCCTGCCACGCGCTTGTGGATCTCTACGGGCAGTGTGAGCAG GTGACAATCGTGAGTCCGGAGCCGGGAGCTACCAGTGGGAAGAGTGCTGGTACCCAGGGAGACATGGAGAAAGCAGACATGGTGGACG GCATCAAGGAGAGTGTGTGCTGGGGCCCTCTGCCCGCCACCGGCCCTCTGAAGAGCTGCGAGTACCATGCCCTTTGCTCCCGCTTCCAAGAACTGCTAGTGCTTCCTG aGGATTATTTCATCCCTCCTCCGAAGCGGAGCCTGTGCTACTGTGAGTCTTGCCGGAAGCTTCGAGGGGACGAGGCCCACAGGCGCCGTGGGGAGCCCCCCCGGGAGTACGCGCTGCCCTTTGGCTGGTGCAGGTTCAACCTCAG GGTGAATCCGCGCTTGGAAGCTGGGACGCTGACCAAGAAGTGGCACATGGCATATCATGGGAGCAACGTGGCAGCGGTCAGGAGGGTGCTGGACCGAGGGGAGCTGGGAGCAG GCACCGCCTCCATCCTGAGCTGCCGGCCCTTGAAAGGCGAGCCCGGGGTAGGGTTTGAGGAGCCTGGGGAGAACTGCGCGCCCCCACGGGAGGAGCAGCCCCCTCCGGTgctgctttccccctccctccagtaTGCTGGGGCCGAGACCCTGGCATCCAAAGTGCA ATTCCGGGACCCCAAGTCCCAGCGTACGCACCAGGCCCAGGTGGCGTTCCAGGTGTGCGTGCGCCCCGGCTCCTACACTCCCGGGCCCCCTTCGGCCGCCCTCCGAGATCCTCCCGACCCGCACTTCAGCCCCGCCGAACTCGAGTGGGTGACCAAGGAGAAGGGGGCCACGCTCCTGTATGCCCTGCTGGTGCGGGTGGAGTGA
- the NEURL4 gene encoding neuralized-like protein 4 isoform X8, with protein sequence MAAGSGGSGGSGGGPGPGPGGGGGPGGSGAGPGSGGGLGSGGELHPRTGRLVSLSACGRTARRQQPGQEFNHGLVLSREPLRDGRVFTVRIDRKVNSWSGSIEIGVTALDPSVLDFPSSATGLKGGSWVVSGCSVLRDGRSVLEEYGQDLDQLGEGDRVGVERTAAGELRLWVNGRDCGVAATGLPARVWAVVDLYGKCTQITVLPPEPGFSPPTPIPAPPLEPSTPPEDSALTEQGTSGDEDFASMELSEVVGNAILSAYNGGLLNVNLSSPPAGEGLGSGGAATSPVLTSNDALLFHEKCGTLIKLSNNNKTAERRRPLDEFNNGVVMTNRPLRDNEMFEIRIDKLVDKWSGSIEIGVTTHNPNNLEYPATMTNLQSGTIMMSGCGILTNGKGTRREYCEFSLDELQEGDHIGLTRKSNSALHFFINGIDQGVATPLTPPVVYGVVDLYGMAVKVTIVHNNNHSDRLRRNNAILRALSPEGALRRAAPTAQAEPERLLFHPNCGQKAAITHEGRTALRPHATDDFNHGVVLSSRALRDGEVFQVRIDKMVDKWAGSIEIGVTTHNPAYLQLPSTMTNLRSGTWMMTGNGVMHNGTTILDEYGHNLDRLKAGDTVGVVRREDGTLHFFVNGMTQGPAAWNVPPGVYAVVDLYGQAAQATIVDDVEVPPVPEPLPEGNNQVSPSSPSSGAGGSDLRFHQLHGSNAVITNGGRTALRHNCRSEFNDAIVISNRALRDGELFEIVIQKMVDRWSGSIEAGVTAIRPEDLEFPNTMTDIDYDTWMLSGTAIMQDGNTMRNNYGCDLDALGTGARIGMMRTAKGDLHYFINGQDQGAACSGLPPDVYAVVDLYGQCVQVSITNATGPMDNSLATSNTATEKSFPLHSPVAGVAHRFHSSCGKNVTLEEDGTRAVRAAGYAHGLVFSTKELKTEEVFEVKVEELDEKWAGSLRLGLTTLAPGETGPGAAGGPGLPPSLPELRSKTTWMVTSCEVRRDGQLQRMNYGRNLERLGVGSRVGIRRGADDTMHILVDGEDMGPAATGIAKNVWAVLDLYGPVRSVSVVSSTRLEEPEGTQPPSPSSDTGSEGEEDGDGEEHGLQGQNQVVVMPMALEFLENHGKNILLSNGNRTATRVASYNQGVVVIGQPLVPQLLVQVRIDSLNRQWTSSLVLGVITCPPERLNFPASACGLKRAAWLLRGRGIFHNGLKICEKFGPNLDTCPEGTILGLRLDGSGGLHLHVNGIDQGVAVPDVPQPCHALVDLYGQCEQVTIVSPEPGATSGKSAGTQGDMEKADMVDGIKESVCWGPLPATGPLKSCEYHALCSRFQELLVLPEDYFIPPPKRSLCYCESCRKLRGDEAHRRRGEPPREYALPFGWCRFNLRVNPRLEAGTLTKKWHMAYHGSNVAAVRRVLDRGELGAGTASILSCRPLKGEPGVGFEEPGENCAPPREEQPPPVLLSPSLQYAGAETLASKVQFRDPKSQRTHQAQVAFQVCVRPGSYTPGPPSAALRDPPDPHFSPAELEWVTKEKGATLLYALLVRVE encoded by the exons ATGGCGGCGGGGTCGGGTGGGAGTGGGGGCTCTGGGGGAGGCCCCGGGCCggggccgggtgggggtgggggccccgGCGGGAGCGGCGCAGGGCCGGGGTCCGGCGGGGGTCTGGGCAGCGGCGGGGAGCTGCACCCGCGCACTGGGCGCCTGGTGAGCCTGTCGGCCTGTGGGCGTACAGCGCGGCGGCAGCAGCCGGGCCAGGAGTTTAACCACGGGCTGGTGTTGAGCCGGGAGCCCTTGCGCGATGGACGCGTCTTCACCGTCCGCATCGACCGCAAG GTCAACTCCTGGAGTGGCTCCATCGAGATTGGGGTGACGGCACTGGACCCCAGCGTGCTGGACTTCCCGAGCAGTGCCACAGGGCTGAAGGGGGGCTCATGGGTGGTGTCAGGCTGCTCTGTGTTGAGGGACGGACGTTCTGTGCTGGAGGAGTATGGGCAGGACCTGGACCAGCTTGGGGAAGGGGACCGTGTGGGCGTGGAGCGCACAGCTGCTGGGGAGCTGCGGCTCTGGGTGAACGGGCGGGATTGCGGGGTGGCCGCCACGGGCCTTCCCGCTCGTGTCTGGGCCGTCGTGGACCTTTATGGCAAGTGCACCCAGATCACCGTGCTGCCCCCTGAGCCAGGTTTCAGCCCCCCTACTCCCATCCCCGCACCTCCCCTCGAGCCTTCCACACCCCCCGAAGATTCCGCCTTGACGGAACAGGGGACCTCCGGGGATGAAG ACTTTGCCAGCATGGAGCTCTCCGAGGTGGTGGGCAACGCCATCCTGTCTGCCTACAACGGGGGGCTCCTAAATGTGAACCTGAGCTCCCCGCCGGCAGGGGAAGGACTGGGGTCTGGCGGTGCCGCCACCTCGCCCGTCCTCACTTCCAACGATGCCCTGCTCTTTCACGAGAAGTGCGGGACGCTCATCAAACTAAGCAACAACAATAAGACCGCCGAGCGTCGCCGGCCCCTGGATGAGTTCAACAATGGGGTGGTCATGACCAACCGTCCCCTGCGGGACAACGAGATGTTCGAG ATTCGCATCGACAAGCTCGTAGACAAGTGGTCGGGCTCCATTGAGATTGGTGTCACCACCCACAACCCCAACAACCTTGAGTACCCAGCTACCATGACCAACCTGCAGTCAG GCACCATCATGATGAGCGGCTGCGGGATCTTGACCAACGGCAAGGGCACTCGCCGGGAGTACTGTGAGTTCAGTCTGGATGAGCTGCAG GAAGGTGACCACATTGGCCTCACGAGGAAGTCCAACTCTGCCCTACACTTCTTCATTAACGGCATTGACCAGG GCGTGGCTACCCCACTGACGCCCCCAGTGGTGTATGGTGTGGTGGACTTGTACGGGATGGCCGTGAAGGTGACCATCGTCCATAACAACAACCACAGCGACCGCCTCCGCCGGAACAATGCCATCCTGCGGGCACTGTCTCCAGAGGGTGCCCTCCGCCGCGCCGCCCCCACCGCCCAGGCTGAGCCCGAGCGCCTGCTTTTCCACCCCAACTGCGGGCAGAAGGCAGCTATCACCCACGAGGGACGCACTGCCCTGAGGCCCCA TGCCACCGATGACTTCAACCACGGCGTGGTGCTGAGCAGTCGGGCCCTGCGGGACGGAGAGGTGTTCCAGGTGCGCATAGACAAGATGGTGGACAAGTGGGCTGGCTCCATTGAGATTGGGGTCACCACCCACAACCCCGCCTACCTCCAGCTGCCCTCCACCATGACCAACCTGCGCTCTG GGACGTGGATGATGACCGGGAACGGGGTGATGCACAACGGGACGACCATCTTAGACGAATATGGGCACAACCTGGACCGCCTCAAG GCAGGGGACACGGTGGGCGTGGTGCGGCGGGAGGATGGGACTCTGCACTTCTTTGTCAACGGGATGACTCAGGGCCCTGCAGCCTGGAACGTGCCCCCGGGTGTCTACGCTGTCGTGGACCTGTATGGCCAGGCGGCCCAGGCCACCATTGTGGACGACGTGG AGGTGCCCCCCGTGCCTGAGCCGCTCCCTGAAGGGAACAACCAGGTGTCCCCCAGCTCCCCATCATCAGGCGCCGGGGGCTCCGACCTTCGCTTCCACCAGCTGCACGGCAGTAACGCCGTCATCACCAATGGGGGCCGCACAGCGCTCCGCCACAACTGCCGCAGCGAGTTCAACGATGCCATTGTCATCTCCAACCG GGCCCTGCGGGACGGAGAGCTGTTCGAGATTGTCATTCAGAAGATGGTGGACCGCTGGTCAGGCTCCATTGAGGCTG GGGTGACTGCTATTCGGCCGGAGGACCTTgagtttcccaacaccatgacAGACATCGACTACGACACCTGGATGCTGAG CGGCACGGCCATCATGCAGGACGGGAACACCATGCGCAACAACTACGGCTGCGACTTGGACGCGCTGGGCACAGGCGCGCGCATCGGCATGATGCGCACGGCCAAGGGTGACCTGCACTACTTCATCAATGGCCAGGACCAGGGCGCCGCCTGCTCAGGCTTGCCCCCGG ACGTGTACGCAGTGGTGGATCTCTATGGCCAGTGTGTCCAGGTGTCCATCACCAACGCCACCGGCCCCATGGACAACAGCCTGGCGACCAGCAACACCGCCACCGAGAAGTCCTTCCCCCTGCACTCCCCAG TGGCCGGTGTGGCTCACCGCTTCCACAGCTCTTGTGGCAAGAATGTCACTCTGGAGGAGGACGGCACGAGGGCGGTGCGCGCGGCCGGCTACGCTCACGGCCTCGTCTTCAGCACCAAGGAGCTCAAGACGGAGGAGGTCTTCGAG GTGAAGGTGGAGGAGCTGGATGAGAAGTGGGCGGGCTCCCTCCGCCTGGGGCTGACCACACTAGCGCCCGGGGAGACAGGGCCTGGCGCAGCCGGCGGCCCGGggctgcctccctctctgcctgagcTGCGGTCAAAGACCACCTGGATGGTGACCAGCTGTGAAGTGAGGCGCGACGGGCAGCTCCAGAGGATGAACTATGGCCGGAACCTCGAGAGGCTGGGG GTGGGGAGCCGCGTGGGCATCCGTCGGGGTGCCGATGACACGATGCACATCCTGGTGGACGGAGAGGACATGGGGCCCGCGGCCACTGGCATCGCTAAG AACGTGTGGGCCGTGCTGGATCTCTACGGGCCGGTACGGAGCGTGTCTGTTGTGAGCTCCACGCGGCTGGAGGAGCCAGAGGGCACCCAGCCGCCTTCTCCCAGTTCGGACACTGGCAGCGAGGGCGAGGAGGACGGCGACGGGGAGGAGCACGGCCTGCAG GGCCAGAATCAAGTGGTCGTTATGCCCATGGCCCTTGAGTTCTTGGAAAACCACGGGAAGAACATCCTCCTGTCCAATGGGAACCGCACGGCCACGCGGGTGGCCAGCTACAACCAGGGCGTTGTCGTCATCGGCCAGCCCCTGGTGCCCCAGCTGTTGGTCCAG GTGCGGATAGACTCCCTGAACCGACAGTGGACATCTTCGCTGGTCCTGGGCGTCATCACGTGCCCGCCGGAGAGGCTCAACTTCCCCGCGTCAGCCTGCGGCCTCAAGCGGGCGGCCTGGCTGCTGCGGGGCCGTGGCATCTTCCACAACGGTCTCAAG atcTGTGAGAAGTTCGGGCCCAATCTGGACACGTGTCCTGAGGGCACCATCCTGGGCCTGCGGCTGGATGGCTCTGGAGGGCTGCACCTGCACGTGAACGGGATAGACCAGGGCGTGGCTGTGCCAGACGTGCCCCAGCCCTGCCACGCGCTTGTGGATCTCTACGGGCAGTGTGAGCAG GTGACAATCGTGAGTCCGGAGCCGGGAGCTACCAGTGGGAAGAGTGCTGGTACCCAGGGAGACATGGAGAAAGCAGACATGGTGGACG GCATCAAGGAGAGTGTGTGCTGGGGCCCTCTGCCCGCCACCGGCCCTCTGAAGAGCTGCGAGTACCATGCCCTTTGCTCCCGCTTCCAAGAACTGCTAGTGCTTCCTG aGGATTATTTCATCCCTCCTCCGAAGCGGAGCCTGTGCTACTGTGAGTCTTGCCGGAAGCTTCGAGGGGACGAGGCCCACAGGCGCCGTGGGGAGCCCCCCCGGGAGTACGCGCTGCCCTTTGGCTGGTGCAGGTTCAACCTCAG GGTGAATCCGCGCTTGGAAGCTGGGACGCTGACCAAGAAGTGGCACATGGCATATCATGGGAGCAACGTGGCAGCGGTCAGGAGGGTGCTGGACCGAGGGGAGCTGGGAGCAG GCACCGCCTCCATCCTGAGCTGCCGGCCCTTGAAAGGCGAGCCCGGGGTAGGGTTTGAGGAGCCTGGGGAGAACTGCGCGCCCCCACGGGAGGAGCAGCCCCCTCCGGTgctgctttccccctccctccagtaTGCTGGGGCCGAGACCCTGGCATCCAAAGTGCA ATTCCGGGACCCCAAGTCCCAGCGTACGCACCAGGCCCAGGTGGCGTTCCAGGTGTGCGTGCGCCCCGGCTCCTACACTCCCGGGCCCCCTTCGGCCGCCCTCCGAGATCCTCCCGACCCGCACTTCAGCCCCGCCGAACTCGAGTGGGTGACCAAGGAGAAGGGGGCCACGCTCCTGTATGCCCTGCTGGTGCGGGTGGAGTGA